A section of the Delphinus delphis chromosome 1, mDelDel1.2, whole genome shotgun sequence genome encodes:
- the CLEC20A gene encoding LOW QUALITY PROTEIN: putative C-type lectin domain family 20 member A (The sequence of the model RefSeq protein was modified relative to this genomic sequence to represent the inferred CDS: inserted 1 base in 1 codon; substituted 1 base at 1 genomic stop codon), which yields MTISPATALQLTSESKTFWRVEEELSWSEALECCRQHRTDLADLQSMSDGSNIKTLYSLTSSTAAWISLFFHVRLGGLRWSSGSTFSVPVWSSXAVFEEGLCATLYSIAIFPSLGAASCTAQKPFICYYDPALEPHTLLEPALSLTTSPKPAEVQIGNLNFKQCDQERKWLAAVRYCRRHRTDLADLQTVTEETDKEALKSITSXTEAWIGLYFSAASGSLRCSSDVGASVPTWLQVPEFGAGLCAGLRSYWSFSARISAVAWFSLKPFICFHGPGAEKPRAAHRGPPPSPRIPSPAARRSGPHGSLLSGVGASAGPAQGPAEAARLPQLVSPEPAELGPRPRAPRAFSSAGPEAPETQGTEAPSPPTHLEIPGYGPVRDGGPSTPPVTAQNTSFGPVPPASAPTPASSSALLGSPSVPQEVTETPLASASSPAPDPAPPEDPVTQGGPGTPRGAQRAPRPAPPAGPWLSRGWRRPPGLPRPAGPAAPSFWLRGSHQSQTTLLLAVFAITPLFSPLVAVTSERSGTDITDAAIATQAQHLSSSNHPDSKENTLAPKPGQLFGILKADFLIPVLMHPEDMKDQFLSEIQEVLKLTLGHEQFRLKWVGFEVNKK from the exons ATGACAATCTCTCCCGCCACAGCCCTGCAGCTGACCAGTGAGAGCAAGACCTTCTGGAGGGTGGAAGAGGAGCTGAGCTGGTCTGAGGCCCTGGAGTGCTGCCGGCAGCATCGCACAGACCTGGCCGACCTGCAGAGCATGAGCGACGGGAGCAACATCAAGACCCTCTATTCCCTTACCAGCAGCACCGCGGCCTGGATCAGCCTCTTCTTCCACGTGCGCCTTGGGGGCCTGAGATGGTCCAGCGGCTCCACCTTCAGCGTGCCAGTGTGGAGCT CCGCCGTCTTCGAGGAGGGTCTCTGTGCCACTCTGTATTCAATAGCCATTTTCCCCAGCCTGGGGGCCGCCTCGTGCACTGCTCAGAAGCCCTTCATCTGCTACTACG ATCCTGCCCTGGAGCCCCACACCCTCCTGGAACCGGCTCTCAGCCTGACCACCTCTCCAAAGCCAG CTGAGGTTCAGATTGGCAATCTGAACTTCAAGCAATGTGACCAAGAAAGGAAGTGGCTGGCAGCTGTGAGGTACTGCCGCAGACACCGCACAGACCTGGCTGACCTGCAGACAGTGACTGAGGAGACAGACAAGGAGGCCTTGAAATCCATCACGAGTTAGACTGAGGCCTGGATTGGCCTCTACTTCAGTGCGGCCTCTGGGTCTCTGAGATGCTCCAGTGACGTGGGTGCCAGCGTCCCGACCTGGCTGCAGGTGCCTGAGTTTGGGGCAGGACTATGTGCGGGTCTCCGCAGCTACTGGAGCTTCTCCGCCAGAATTTCTGCAGTGGCCTGGTTTTCCCTGAAACCCTTCATCTGCTTCCATG GGCCGGGCGCGGAAAAACCGCGCGCCGCGCACCGCGGTCCCCCCCCTTCACCCCGCATCCCCTCCCCGGCCGCTCGGCGCAGCGGGCCCCACGGAAGCCTTCTCTCTGGCGTAGGGGCCAGCGCCGGCCCCGCGCAGGGTCCGGCTGAGGCGGCGCGGCTCCCGCAGCTAGTCAGCCCGGAGCCCGCCGAGCtcggcccccgcccccgcgcccccCGGGCCTTCTCCTCCGCGGGCCCTGAGGCGCCAGAGACCCAAGGGACGGAGGCGCCGAGCCCTCCGACCCACCTCGAGATCCCTGGGTACGGCCCTGTCCGCGACggtgggccctcgaccccgccgGTCACCGCCCAGAATACGTCCTTCGGCCCCGTGCCCCCGGCCTCCGCGCCGACCCCAGCCTCGAGCTCCGCGCTCCTGGGGAGCCCCTCTGTCCCCCAGGAAGTGACCGAGACCCCTCTGGCCTCCGCCTCGAGCCCTGCTCCTGACCCCGCGCCCCCGGAGGACCCCGTGACCCAGGGCGGGCCCGGGACGCCGCGGGGGGCGCAGCGGGCCCCTCGCCCGGCTCCACCCGCGGGGCCTTGGCTCAGCCGGGGATGGCGGCGCCCCCCGGGTCTGCCACGTCCAGCCGGTCCCGCAGCGCCGAGCTTCTGG CTCAGGGGCAGTCACCAATCTCAGACCACCTTGCTTCTGGCTGTATTTGCAATAACTCCTTTATTTTCCCCTCTTGTAGCTGTGACCAGTGAAAGGAGTGGCACTGATATAACAGATGCAGCTATTGCCACTCAGGCCCAACATTTGAGCTCATCTAATCACCCAGATTCTAAAGAAAACACTCTAGCACCAAAACCAG GGCAACTCTTTGGAATCCTGAAAGCAGATTTTCTTATCCCAGTTCTGATGCACCCAGAAGACATGAAAGACCAATTCTTGAGTGAG ATCCAAGAAGTCTTAAAGCTTACATTAGGTCATGAGCAATTCAGATTGAAATGGGTTGGCTTTGAAGTAAACAAAAAATAG